One genomic window of Fusibacter sp. A1 includes the following:
- a CDS encoding DUF2200 domain-containing protein: MQKHKIYTMSVATVYPLYVAKAQKKGRTREEVDSIIFWLTGYTKTEFDKLIENKTDFETFFEKAPNLNPNRNEIKGMICGVRVENIDEPLMREIRYLDKLIDELAKGKAMAKILRNTI, from the coding sequence GTGCAAAAACATAAGATTTATACCATGAGTGTAGCAACCGTTTATCCTCTTTATGTCGCAAAGGCACAAAAGAAAGGGCGAACTAGAGAAGAAGTTGATTCAATCATCTTTTGGTTAACTGGATATACGAAGACGGAGTTTGATAAACTTATTGAAAATAAAACCGACTTTGAAACTTTTTTTGAGAAAGCACCGAACTTGAATCCAAATCGAAATGAGATCAAAGGTATGATTTGCGGAGTTCGTGTAGAAAATATTGACGAACCGTTAATGAGAGAGATCAGGTATCTCGACAAGTTAATCGATGAACTGGCAAAAGGTAAAGCAATGGCTAAAATACTTAGAAACACGATATGA